One Kitasatospora sp. MAP12-44 DNA segment encodes these proteins:
- a CDS encoding molybdopterin cofactor-binding domain-containing protein produces MEAQDPAAPQPEDAGRGVGRRRFLGYVVAAPTLVVAAQFEEAVLAPTPAAAAIPSLPEPAELYDLTDMLTDATLPTSGLITIALNTDGTATFALPRAEVGQGITTSTAMLIAEELDLPLAQVRITLADARPELLFNQLTGASNTTVSTYTPVRVAAAIARQQLLAAAAVRFGVPVSTLTTSAGVVSSANGQSAGYGSLATAAASQLTLQVSVALKQQADFKVIGTAQQRIDALDIVTGRKQFAMDLSVPGALPTMVCRPPTVNGTPLSVQNLAAVRAMPGVTDIATISTGVAVRAATFGQCIDAVRALQVTWAPGTEDGSSDSTVAQELKAAELPLVVPPLNLLAQTLDTTFTFAFASNTALEPNCAIADVRPGRAEIWASLKSPIVAQGAIAAKLGLLPGAVTVHVTQGGGSFGRKLFFDAALEAAEISQLMGKPVKLMWHRTDEFRQGRTHPMSTSRVRATYALGQVLSFEQRHTSVATDFSHGLGEVITALVAKLPVGDIGFSETIFELSQQTPYNFGLTTQLLSEVDKGFNTGSMRGIYSPNVRCAQELMVDQLANALGQDPYQFRHQSLKDARARAVLDKVAQLGSWGRTMAPGTAQGIAVHPEYHSVAAVLVEIDCTAATTGRQIPDACTGPRVTKVVCAVDAGIAVNPLGLQAQMMGGIMDGIALALTSGLHLSNGVIQEGSWDNYFYTRQWNTPPELEIVVMPPSGETPGGAGELAVGAAMAAVACAYTRATGTMPTSFPVNHAAPLAFDPLPTSPPIPQSPVDGLTRTY; encoded by the coding sequence ATAGAGGCTCAGGATCCGGCGGCGCCGCAGCCCGAGGACGCCGGGCGCGGGGTCGGGCGCCGGCGCTTCCTCGGGTACGTGGTAGCGGCGCCGACGCTGGTGGTGGCCGCGCAGTTCGAGGAGGCCGTGCTCGCGCCGACGCCGGCCGCGGCGGCGATCCCCTCACTGCCGGAGCCGGCCGAGCTGTACGACCTGACCGACATGCTCACCGACGCGACCCTGCCGACCTCGGGCCTGATCACCATCGCGCTGAACACCGACGGCACGGCGACCTTCGCCCTGCCGCGCGCCGAGGTGGGCCAGGGCATCACCACCTCCACCGCGATGCTGATCGCCGAGGAGCTGGACCTGCCCCTCGCGCAGGTGCGGATCACGCTCGCCGACGCCCGCCCGGAGCTGCTGTTCAACCAGCTCACCGGGGCGTCGAACACCACCGTGTCCACCTACACCCCGGTCCGCGTCGCGGCGGCGATCGCCCGTCAGCAACTGCTGGCGGCGGCAGCCGTCCGGTTCGGCGTGCCCGTCTCGACGCTGACCACCTCCGCGGGCGTGGTCAGCTCGGCGAACGGGCAGAGCGCCGGCTACGGCTCGCTGGCGACGGCCGCGGCGAGCCAACTCACGCTGCAGGTCTCGGTGGCGCTGAAGCAGCAGGCCGACTTCAAGGTGATCGGCACCGCTCAGCAGCGGATCGACGCGCTGGACATCGTGACGGGCCGCAAGCAGTTCGCCATGGACCTCTCGGTGCCGGGCGCGCTGCCGACCATGGTGTGCCGGCCGCCGACGGTCAACGGCACGCCGCTGTCCGTGCAGAACCTGGCGGCGGTGCGAGCGATGCCGGGCGTGACCGACATCGCCACCATCTCCACCGGCGTCGCGGTGCGCGCCGCGACGTTCGGGCAGTGCATCGACGCGGTGCGCGCCCTCCAGGTGACCTGGGCACCGGGCACCGAGGACGGCTCCTCGGACAGCACGGTGGCGCAGGAGCTGAAGGCGGCCGAACTCCCGCTGGTCGTCCCCCCGCTGAACCTGCTGGCGCAGACCCTCGACACCACCTTCACCTTCGCCTTCGCCAGCAACACCGCGCTGGAGCCCAACTGCGCGATCGCCGACGTGCGTCCCGGCCGGGCCGAGATCTGGGCCTCGCTGAAGTCGCCGATCGTGGCGCAGGGCGCGATCGCCGCCAAGCTCGGGCTGCTGCCGGGCGCCGTCACCGTGCATGTCACCCAGGGCGGCGGCTCGTTCGGCCGCAAGCTGTTCTTCGACGCGGCCCTGGAGGCCGCCGAGATCTCGCAGCTGATGGGCAAGCCGGTGAAGCTGATGTGGCATCGCACCGACGAGTTCCGCCAGGGCCGCACCCACCCGATGTCCACCTCCCGGGTGCGCGCGACCTACGCGCTGGGCCAGGTGCTCAGCTTCGAGCAGCGCCACACCTCGGTGGCCACCGACTTCAGCCACGGCCTGGGCGAGGTGATCACCGCGCTGGTGGCCAAACTGCCGGTCGGCGACATCGGCTTCTCCGAGACGATCTTCGAGCTGAGCCAGCAGACGCCCTACAACTTCGGGCTGACCACCCAGCTGCTGAGCGAGGTGGACAAGGGCTTCAACACCGGCAGCATGCGCGGGATCTACTCGCCCAACGTGCGCTGCGCGCAGGAGTTGATGGTCGATCAGCTCGCGAACGCGCTGGGGCAGGACCCGTACCAGTTCCGCCACCAGTCGCTGAAGGACGCGCGGGCCCGCGCCGTCCTCGACAAGGTCGCCCAACTCGGCTCCTGGGGGCGGACGATGGCCCCCGGGACGGCGCAGGGCATCGCCGTCCACCCCGAGTACCACAGCGTCGCCGCCGTGCTGGTCGAGATCGACTGCACCGCGGCCACCACCGGACGGCAGATCCCCGACGCCTGCACCGGCCCGCGGGTCACCAAGGTGGTCTGCGCGGTCGACGCGGGCATCGCGGTCAATCCGCTCGGTCTGCAGGCGCAGATGATGGGCGGCATCATGGACGGCATCGCACTGGCCCTGACCTCCGGCCTGCACCTGAGCAACGGGGTGATCCAGGAAGGCAGTTGGGACAACTACTTCTACACCCGGCAGTGGAACACGCCGCCCGAGCTGGAGATCGTGGTGATGCCGCCCAGCGGCGAGACCCCCGGCGGCGCGGGCGAGTTGGCCGTCGGTGCGGCGATGGCCGCGGTGGCCTGCGCCTACACCCGGGCCACCGGGACCATGCCGACCAGCTTCCCGGTCAACCACGCGGCCCCGCTGGCCTTCGACCCGCTGCCGACCTCCCCGCCCATCCCGCAGTCACCCGTCGACGGCCTGACCCGCACCTACTAG
- a CDS encoding MMPL family transporter has product MTSDAAYQEAHRAQGALARFGRLCYRRRRRVLLLWVIGLLVVMATGFGFAAPSDNNFTGGRSQSAQAQNLIKQHFPERKGSSLTLAIQADTQVTSPPVRGRVDALVAELAAAPHITGVHSPYSTPGQISQDGTIAFATFQADTNPLPTSEVKHLIAQTRSASGSGVVFALAGADVVTAETPYGGKSDAIGALAAMLVLLIAFGSLLATGLTMLAALFGIGSGLALTFLIGYVIPAPSFSPIVATLLGLGVGIDYALFIVTRYREALSEGAEPEQAVVVALARAGRSVLFAGATVVIAMLGLFVVQQKLLNATAVAASVTVLMTMIAAVTLLPAMLGYAGRGIDRFKLPYLGRTGARSPMAERWARVIQRRPVTGLLIGASVMIALAIPAFSMRLSFEDNSTEPHNTSGYTANRILTEGFGAGYNAPFVVVTELPPGSSVGAVEPLVGAVAATPGVAAVTPVQVSQDGQAALFIAYPTTAHQDAATPTLLGHLRGDVIPMATTGTGLVVHVGGPTAGDVDFASEVAARLPYLIAAVIGLALILLLVLVRSVAIAVKAAVMTLLSVGASFGVLVMIVQWGWLGSLLGFPTSAPITAWVPLFIFPILFGLSTDYEVFLVSRIREEYDAGNDTGEAVARGLGRTARVITAAAAIMVTVFLSVLATPDIAVKEFGLGLAVAVFLDATLVRMVLVPAIMELLGSLNWWLPRPLARLLPQI; this is encoded by the coding sequence GTGACTTCGGATGCCGCGTACCAGGAAGCCCACCGCGCCCAGGGGGCTCTCGCCCGGTTCGGCCGCCTCTGCTACCGCCGTCGCCGTCGGGTGCTGCTGCTGTGGGTGATCGGGCTGCTCGTGGTGATGGCCACCGGTTTCGGCTTCGCCGCACCCTCGGACAACAACTTCACCGGCGGCCGTTCGCAGTCCGCGCAGGCGCAGAACCTGATCAAGCAGCACTTCCCCGAGCGCAAGGGCAGTTCGCTCACGCTGGCGATCCAGGCGGACACCCAGGTCACCTCGCCGCCGGTGCGCGGGCGCGTCGACGCCCTGGTGGCCGAGCTGGCGGCCGCCCCGCACATCACCGGCGTCCACTCGCCCTACAGCACGCCGGGCCAGATCTCCCAGGACGGCACCATCGCCTTCGCCACCTTCCAGGCGGACACCAACCCGCTGCCCACCTCCGAGGTCAAACACCTGATCGCGCAGACCCGTTCGGCCAGTGGATCCGGGGTGGTGTTCGCGCTGGCGGGCGCCGACGTGGTGACGGCGGAGACCCCGTACGGCGGCAAGTCGGACGCGATCGGCGCGCTCGCGGCGATGCTGGTGCTGCTGATCGCCTTCGGCTCGCTGCTGGCGACGGGGCTGACCATGCTGGCGGCACTCTTCGGCATCGGCAGCGGACTGGCCCTCACCTTCCTGATCGGATACGTGATCCCGGCACCTTCGTTCAGTCCGATCGTGGCCACCCTGCTGGGCCTGGGCGTCGGCATCGACTACGCGTTGTTCATCGTGACCCGCTACCGCGAGGCGCTGTCCGAGGGCGCCGAGCCCGAGCAGGCGGTGGTGGTGGCGCTCGCCCGGGCCGGGCGCTCGGTGCTCTTCGCCGGGGCGACCGTGGTGATCGCCATGCTCGGCCTGTTCGTCGTCCAGCAGAAGCTGCTCAACGCCACCGCGGTGGCCGCCTCGGTGACCGTGCTGATGACGATGATCGCCGCCGTCACGCTGCTGCCCGCGATGCTCGGCTACGCCGGACGCGGCATCGACCGCTTCAAACTCCCCTACCTGGGCCGGACCGGCGCGCGCAGCCCGATGGCCGAGCGCTGGGCCCGGGTGATCCAGCGCCGCCCGGTGACCGGTCTGCTGATCGGCGCCAGTGTGATGATCGCGCTCGCCATCCCGGCCTTCTCGATGCGGCTGAGCTTCGAGGACAACAGCACCGAACCGCACAACACCAGCGGCTACACCGCGAACCGGATCCTCACCGAGGGCTTCGGCGCCGGGTACAACGCCCCCTTCGTGGTGGTCACCGAGCTGCCGCCCGGCTCCTCGGTCGGCGCGGTGGAGCCGCTCGTCGGCGCGGTGGCCGCCACCCCGGGCGTCGCGGCGGTCACCCCCGTGCAGGTCAGCCAGGACGGGCAGGCGGCGCTCTTCATCGCCTACCCCACCACCGCGCACCAGGACGCCGCCACCCCGACGCTGCTGGGCCACCTGCGCGGGGACGTGATCCCGATGGCCACCACGGGAACCGGCCTGGTGGTGCACGTCGGTGGTCCGACCGCCGGGGACGTCGACTTCGCCTCCGAGGTCGCCGCCCGGCTGCCGTACCTGATCGCGGCGGTCATCGGGCTCGCGCTGATCCTGCTGCTCGTCCTGGTGCGGTCGGTGGCCATCGCGGTGAAGGCCGCGGTGATGACGCTGCTGTCGGTGGGCGCCTCGTTCGGCGTGCTGGTGATGATCGTCCAGTGGGGGTGGCTGGGTTCGCTGCTCGGCTTCCCGACCAGCGCGCCGATCACCGCCTGGGTGCCGCTGTTCATCTTCCCGATCCTGTTCGGGCTCTCCACCGACTACGAGGTCTTCCTGGTCTCGCGGATCCGCGAGGAGTACGACGCGGGCAACGACACCGGCGAGGCCGTCGCCCGCGGCCTGGGCCGCACCGCCCGGGTGATCACCGCGGCCGCGGCCATCATGGTGACCGTCTTCCTCTCCGTGCTGGCCACGCCCGACATCGCGGTCAAGGAGTTCGGCCTGGGCCTGGCCGTCGCCGTGTTCCTGGACGCGACGCTGGTCCGGATGGTCCTGGTCCCCGCGATCATGGAACTCCTCGGCAGCCTCAACTGGTGGCTCCCCCGGCCGCTCGCCCGCCTCCTACCGCAGATCTGA
- a CDS encoding 2Fe-2S iron-sulfur cluster-binding protein, which translates to MPQHTFILNGAPVSVDVEDDVRLLWVLRDVLGVTGPKYGCGLGVCQACTSHINGKAFNPCSVPVSAVQPTDQITTIEGLPATVGKDLHPMQEAWLAYDVAQCGYCQPGQIMAAVAKVQQARAAGHEISDADLDEIRNICRCGTYVRIREAITAGAKNF; encoded by the coding sequence GTGCCCCAACACACCTTCATCCTGAACGGCGCACCGGTCTCGGTGGACGTCGAGGACGACGTCCGGCTGCTCTGGGTGCTGCGCGACGTCCTCGGCGTCACCGGCCCCAAGTACGGCTGCGGTCTCGGCGTCTGCCAGGCCTGCACCAGCCACATCAACGGCAAGGCGTTCAACCCCTGCTCGGTGCCGGTCAGCGCCGTGCAGCCCACCGACCAGATCACCACCATCGAGGGACTGCCGGCCACCGTGGGCAAGGACCTGCACCCGATGCAGGAGGCCTGGCTGGCGTACGACGTCGCGCAGTGCGGCTACTGCCAGCCGGGGCAGATCATGGCCGCGGTCGCCAAGGTGCAGCAGGCGCGGGCCGCCGGGCACGAGATCAGCGACGCCGACCTCGACGAGATCCGCAACATCTGCCGCTGCGGGACGTACGTCCGGATTCGGGAGGCGATCACCGCCGGCGCGAAGAACTTCTGA
- a CDS encoding alpha/beta fold hydrolase encodes MDLVHERLGDGPPLLLLHGIGHRWQGWRPVLDLLAREREVIAVDLPGFGASPPLPPGMPYTIDSAMAVLSAFLRSIGVERPHVAGNSLGGLFALHAAHRGMVSSTTALSPAGFFRAPGFAYAAGMLSLHRFAARTPEPIRAALATSPHGRKAMFGVIYGRPELLDPDELLLDTRALLEGPGFRGTLRAGWSERVSHFPTAIPADVPVTIAWGTRDRLLLNAQARRARRLLPTARFLPLPGCGHVPMGDNAELVARVLLEGSGSPLL; translated from the coding sequence ATGGATCTCGTACACGAACGTCTGGGCGACGGACCGCCGTTGCTCCTGCTGCACGGCATCGGACACCGCTGGCAGGGCTGGCGGCCGGTGCTCGACCTGCTGGCCCGCGAACGCGAGGTGATCGCCGTCGACCTGCCCGGTTTCGGGGCGTCGCCACCGCTGCCGCCCGGGATGCCCTACACCATCGACAGCGCGATGGCGGTGCTGTCCGCGTTCCTCCGGTCCATCGGCGTCGAGCGCCCGCACGTGGCGGGCAACTCGCTGGGCGGGCTCTTCGCCCTGCACGCCGCCCACCGGGGGATGGTCTCCTCGACCACCGCGCTCTCCCCGGCCGGCTTTTTCCGCGCGCCCGGATTCGCCTACGCGGCAGGCATGTTGAGTCTGCACCGGTTCGCCGCCCGGACGCCCGAGCCGATCCGCGCCGCACTGGCGACGAGTCCGCACGGCCGCAAGGCCATGTTCGGCGTGATCTATGGACGGCCCGAGCTGCTCGATCCGGACGAACTGCTGCTCGACACCAGGGCGTTGCTCGAAGGGCCGGGCTTCCGCGGGACGCTGCGGGCCGGCTGGTCCGAGCGCGTCTCACATTTCCCCACCGCGATTCCGGCCGACGTTCCGGTCACCATCGCCTGGGGCACGCGGGACCGCCTGCTGCTCAACGCCCAGGCGCGGCGGGCACGCAGACTGCTGCCGACCGCGCGGTTCCTCCCGCTGCCCGGGTGCGGGCACGTGCCGATGGGCGACAACGCGGAGCTGGTGGCTCGGGTCCTGCTGGAGGGCAGCGGCTCGCCGCTGCTCTGA
- a CDS encoding DUF4360 domain-containing protein — translation MLRVLAAAGASTALLAAALLSGAAAHAAPADTTPPGGFTIGLVSLNGSGCPAGTAAVATSPDATAFTVTYSNYLAQVGSGAGPTDFRKNCQLTVQVNAPQGFTYAIAEADYRGYAYLASGASSQEKASYYFQGQPQTASATHSFAGPLDDNWQATDTTGIASLVWAPCGATRDLNINTQLHVSADPADPTVTSFMTMDSTDGSLTTIYHLAWEHCTG, via the coding sequence ATGCTTCGTGTACTTGCCGCGGCCGGTGCGAGCACCGCACTGCTCGCCGCCGCACTGCTGAGCGGCGCCGCCGCACACGCCGCGCCCGCCGACACCACCCCGCCCGGCGGCTTCACCATCGGGCTGGTCAGCCTCAACGGCTCCGGCTGCCCGGCCGGCACCGCGGCGGTCGCCACCTCGCCCGACGCGACGGCCTTCACCGTGACCTACAGCAACTACCTCGCGCAGGTCGGCTCCGGCGCCGGTCCCACCGACTTCCGCAAGAACTGCCAGCTCACCGTCCAGGTGAACGCCCCGCAGGGCTTCACCTACGCCATAGCCGAGGCCGACTACCGCGGCTACGCGTACCTAGCGAGCGGCGCGAGCTCCCAGGAGAAGGCGAGCTACTACTTCCAGGGGCAGCCGCAGACCGCCAGCGCCACCCACTCCTTCGCCGGCCCGCTGGACGACAACTGGCAGGCCACCGACACCACCGGCATCGCCTCGCTGGTCTGGGCCCCCTGCGGCGCGACCCGGGACCTCAACATCAACACCCAGCTGCATGTGAGCGCCGACCCCGCGGACCCGACCGTGACCAGCTTCATGACCATGGACTCCACCGACGGCAGCCTCACCACCATCTACCACCTGGCCTGGGAGCACTGCACTGGCTGA
- the dacB gene encoding D-alanyl-D-alanine carboxypeptidase/D-alanyl-D-alanine-endopeptidase: MNLGDNSRTLKHTYAHSTISSQHPLAPRRPAAPLAAVLATVLATLLLTGSGPAPAPPAPLAADLDRLLTDPRLTGAEVTGLVTDATTGEVLYRHDPGALVLPASTLKTVTAAAALELLGPDHRFSTQVLAAGPRAGGELDGDLVLRGGGDPTLLPADLDALAGQVAAAGITTVAGAVAADSSRYDDVPLGADWAWDDQAAYYSPQISALTLTTDTDYDPGTVRLTLTPDPSPGQPATVRLTPPDAPVQVGGQVATGAAGGDYTVQTSRRPGGNAIVLSGSLPAGGGPHEEWVTVEDPAKLAATVFAAALARHGVTVRDGVHDGASGAVAGADAVVLAAHDSQPLSELMVPFLKLSNNGIAEHLVKEIGRVKSGAGSWAAGLDQVEGFLRRAGLESTPARQVDGSGLSRQDLLTAQRLCDLLEFARRQPWSATFYQALPVAGDARRMVGGTLKDRLRGTAAEGRVHAKTGSLTGVDTLAGYVERPDGHTLAFALLVDNFVGADPRPVIDAFVLRLVSDSATSPAPAGSTGRRRSGAHDWENSCAAQGSC; the protein is encoded by the coding sequence ATGAACCTCGGAGATAACTCCCGCACACTCAAGCACACTTATGCACACTCCACGATCAGCAGCCAACACCCCCTCGCGCCCCGGCGGCCGGCCGCGCCGCTCGCCGCCGTCCTCGCCACCGTCCTGGCCACCCTGCTGCTGACCGGCTCCGGGCCGGCGCCCGCTCCCCCGGCGCCGCTGGCCGCGGACCTGGACCGGCTGCTGACCGATCCCCGGCTGACCGGGGCCGAGGTCACCGGCCTGGTCACCGACGCCACCACCGGCGAGGTGCTCTACCGGCACGACCCGGGCGCGCTGGTGCTGCCCGCCTCCACCCTGAAGACCGTCACGGCGGCGGCCGCGCTCGAACTGCTCGGCCCCGACCACCGGTTCAGCACCCAGGTGCTGGCGGCGGGCCCGCGCGCGGGCGGCGAGCTCGACGGCGACCTGGTGCTGCGCGGCGGCGGCGACCCCACCCTGCTGCCGGCCGACCTGGACGCCCTGGCCGGGCAGGTCGCCGCCGCCGGGATCACCACGGTGGCGGGGGCGGTTGCGGCCGACAGCAGCCGGTACGACGACGTCCCGCTCGGCGCCGACTGGGCGTGGGACGACCAGGCCGCCTACTACAGCCCGCAGATCTCCGCACTCACCCTCACCACCGACACCGACTACGACCCGGGGACCGTACGCCTCACCCTGACCCCCGACCCGTCGCCCGGGCAGCCGGCCACGGTGCGGCTCACGCCCCCCGACGCGCCGGTGCAGGTCGGCGGCCAGGTCGCCACCGGGGCGGCGGGCGGCGACTACACGGTGCAGACCAGCCGGCGGCCGGGCGGCAACGCGATCGTGCTGAGCGGCAGCCTGCCCGCCGGCGGCGGTCCGCACGAGGAGTGGGTCACCGTCGAGGACCCGGCGAAGCTCGCCGCCACGGTCTTCGCGGCGGCCCTCGCCCGGCACGGGGTCACGGTGCGCGACGGGGTGCACGACGGGGCGAGCGGCGCGGTCGCGGGTGCCGATGCGGTGGTGCTGGCCGCCCATGACTCGCAGCCGCTCTCGGAGCTGATGGTGCCCTTCCTCAAGCTCAGCAACAACGGCATCGCCGAGCACCTGGTCAAGGAGATCGGCCGGGTGAAGTCCGGGGCCGGCAGCTGGGCGGCCGGGCTCGACCAGGTCGAGGGCTTCCTGCGGCGCGCCGGCCTGGAGAGCACCCCGGCCCGCCAGGTGGACGGCTCGGGGCTGTCGCGGCAGGACCTGCTGACCGCCCAACGGCTGTGCGACCTCCTGGAGTTCGCCCGCCGGCAGCCCTGGTCTGCCACCTTCTACCAGGCGCTGCCGGTGGCCGGCGACGCCCGCCGGATGGTCGGCGGCACGCTCAAGGACCGGCTGCGCGGCACCGCCGCCGAGGGCCGGGTGCACGCGAAGACCGGCTCGCTGACGGGCGTGGACACGCTGGCCGGCTATGTCGAGCGCCCGGACGGGCACACGCTCGCCTTCGCCCTGCTGGTCGACAACTTCGTCGGCGCCGACCCGCGACCGGTGATCGACGCCTTCGTGCTCCGCCTGGTCTCCGACAGCGCCACCTCGCCGGCCCCCGCCGGGTCGACCGGAAGGCGCCGCAGCGGCGCCCACGACTGGGAGAACAGCTGTGCGGCGCAGGGGAGTTGCTGA